A genomic stretch from Streptococcus oralis includes:
- the leuD gene encoding 3-isopropylmalate dehydratase small subunit, translating into MEKFTVYTGTTVPLMNDNIDTDQILPKQFLKLIDKKGFGKYLMYAWRYLDDNYTEDPDFVFNLPEYRKATILISGDNFGAGSSREHAAWALADYGFKVVIAGSFGDIHYNNELNNGMLPIVQSREVREKLAQLQPTDQVTVDLEQQKIISPVGVFTFEIDSEWKHKLLNGLDDIGITLQYEDLIAAYEKQRPAYWQD; encoded by the coding sequence ATGGAGAAATTTACAGTCTATACGGGAACGACCGTTCCTCTCATGAATGATAATATTGATACTGACCAAATCCTTCCCAAGCAGTTTCTCAAGTTAATTGATAAGAAAGGCTTTGGTAAGTACCTCATGTATGCTTGGCGTTATCTGGACGACAACTATACTGAAGATCCAGACTTTGTCTTTAACCTACCTGAATATCGCAAAGCCACTATCCTCATCTCAGGAGATAACTTTGGAGCAGGTTCGTCTAGGGAACACGCAGCTTGGGCATTAGCTGACTATGGTTTTAAAGTCGTGATTGCCGGGTCTTTCGGTGATATTCATTACAATAATGAACTCAATAATGGTATGTTGCCTATTGTCCAGTCCAGAGAGGTTAGAGAGAAACTAGCCCAGCTACAACCGACTGACCAGGTAACTGTGGACTTGGAACAACAGAAAATTATCTCACCAGTTGGAGTCTTCACTTTCGAAATTGATAGCGAGTGGAAACACAAGCTCTTAAATGGTTTGGATGATATCGGTATTACTTTGCAGTATGAAGACTTGATTGCTGCCTATGAAAAACAACGACCAGCCTACTGGCAGGACTAG